The genomic region TTCTTTGAGAAAATATTGGAATCAAGAAATGGCAACACTTTATTTAATGGAACAAGGAACATGGGTTCAGAAAGAACAAGAACGATTGATTATTCAAGTTTCTAAAACTCAAAAGATGGAAGTTTTGATGCGAGAAGTAGAGAGAATTATGATTTTTGGCAATGTTCAATTAAGTACGCCAGCCATTAATGCTTGTTTAAAACATAATATTTTAGTCTTGTTTTTGAATCAGGCAGGACAATATAATGGTCATTTATGGAGTTTAGGCTCTATTCATCTTAATAATGAAATGGTTCAGATTAAACGTCATCAAGAGCATGAGTTTCAAGTGAAGATATCTAAAGCGATCGTTTATGGAAAGCTGATGAATTCTAAGCGACTTTTAATGCGACTAAATCGCAAGCGTCAAGTCCCAGATATGGACAAGGTAATTGAGGGAATTAATTCAGATATTCTCAGTTTAGAGTCAGTGGATAATCTTGACCAATTGAGAGGTTATGAGGGGATAGCTGCTGCCCGCTATTTTCCGGCTTTTGGTCAATTAATTACTAATGCGGCTTTTAGTTTTTCTCTGAGAAATCGTCAGCCTCCTACTGATCCGGTTAATTCTTTATTAAGTTTTGGCTATACTTTGTTATTTAATAATGTTTTAAGTTTAATTATTAGTGAAGGGCTTTCTCCTTATTTTGGGAATTTTCATTATGGAGAACGGGATAAACCTTATTTGGCTTTTGATTTGATGGAAGAGTTTCGCGCTATAATTGTGGATGGTATGGTTTTAAGGGTGATTAATAATGGTTTATTGACCCTTAAAGATTTTGAACCGGTTGCGAGTAATGGAGGAGTTTATTTAACGGATAAAGGAAGGAGAATTTTTCTTAAGGAGTTTGAATCTCGAATTAATAAATTGATTTCTCACCCCGATATTCAATCGCCAGTTTCTTATCGACAGACTATTCAGTTACAAATTCGTCGGTATAAACAAAGTTTGTTATCCGATGTGAGTTATCAATCTTTTGTGAGGGATATCTAAATGTTGGTATTAGTCGTTTACGATATCCCAGATAATAAACGTCGCACTAAATTGTCTAAGTTTCTGGAGGGGTATGGGGAAAGGGTACAGTGGTCTGTTTTTGAATGTTTTCTGTCTTTAGAGGAGATGAGAGTGCTTTATCAAAAAGTAAAAAAGCGTGTTGAACCTCTTGAAGATAATGTTCGTTTTTATTGGATTTCTAATGAGGCGGTGTCAAGGGTGTTAACCATTGGGGGTGAGTCTCCTTCGCCTCCGCCAAATTATTATTTGATCTAGAGGTGGATGGATGAGGTTTAATCTTTAGTTACTGATGTTTTTTTCTTTGAAAAGGGAGGCTAAAATGCTTATAGATCATTTGTGACAACTTAAGGTTGTAAGCCAGATGTCAAGAGAGTTTGAAAACAAGTAGAGTTTTCCTAATCAGTAAAAAATGGAAGAAATAAGGTTAAAAATTAATTACTGTAAATTCTACGCTAATTAATTTTATTTTTTTATTCCTATCAGCAACAGAGATGTTACTCATTATTTCTGTTAATTACTATTATTTTTTTACCAGCTTTTTTAGATTTTTTTCAAAAACAACTTCAAGATTTTTAGACATAAATCAGAGATTTAGACGAAAAGAAAAACTCAGGACTATTCTTTTGTTTTTCAGGAAAAGGTGCTACAATTAATTTAGTGTTATTTTTTCGTATTTGTTTGACAATTCCTAAATCTTTATTTTCAGGAGAAGCAAAATACTTCACAGGGTCTGTCGCTTCACCTTTCTGATTAGCTACTCCGAAATGATAAAGACCACGATAAATCATTTCTAATGAAATGCAGTCACAGGGTAAAGAAAGTTCATCCGCTACGGCATCTCCCAAATCAATTAAAATGCCATAAAACAGCCATGTTCCCCATATCTGTAGTTTGACCCCATTGATTGAACCAACCCATAAATAACTTAAACCTAAAAGTCGTTTAACGGTGTTAAATGCTTCTTCGATTCGCCATCTTTTTCGATATAAATCGGCCACCACATAGGGAGGTAAATTTTCAGGTTCTAAAACTGAAGTCATACCAATTCTCTATGAAGTTGCACTTAATAATGCCGAGGTAATGTAATCCCATCCACAAAGAGATGCGATCGCGTCGGGCGAGATGGACTCAAGAACTTGTTTTAATTTTTGTCTTAATTCATCTAAAGAAGTACATTGTTCCCAAGATAATTGTGCTTTGATATATTCCCATAAACGTTCAATCGGATTAAGCTCAGGACTATGAGGTGGCTGAAAAATTGGGATAATATTATCAGGCCATTTCAATGACAAAGACTTGTGAAAACTACCATTGTCCATTTGAATTAGATTCAACTCGTTGGAATAAGTTGTAGAAAAAACATCTAAAAATTTTTGAAAACATTGAGCATCCAGACGGGAAAATTCCCAATAAAAGCTTTCACCAGTTACTGGTTCAACAAGACCATATAAATAAAAACTTTTTCGCTGCCAGCTAACTTGACCTTGAGGTTTAATACCAATTCTCTATGAAGTTGCACTTAATAATGCCGAGGTAATGTAATCCCATCCACAAAGAGATGCGATCGCGTCGGGCGAGATGGACTCAAGAACTTGTTTTAATTTTTGTCTTAATTCATCTAATACCAATTCTCTATGAAGTTGCACTTAATAATGCCGAGGTAATGTAATCCCATCCACAAAGAGATGCGATCGCGTCGGGCGAGATGGACTCAAGAACTTGTTTTAATTTTTGTCTTAATTCATCTAAAGAAGTACATTGTTCCCAAGATAATTGTGCTTTGATATATTCCCATAAACGTTCAATCGGATTAAGCTCAGGACTATGAGGTGGCTGAAAAATTGGGATAATATTATCAGGCCATTTCAATGACAAAGACTTGTGAAAACTACCATTGTCCATTTGAATTAGATTCAACTCGTTGGAATAAGTTGTAGAAAAAACATCTAAAAATTTTTGAAAACATTGAGCATCCAGACGGGAAAATTCCCAATAAAAGCTTTCACCAGTTACTGGTTCAACAAGACCATATAAATAAAAACTTTTTCGCTGCCAGCTAACTTGACCTTGAGGTTTAACTCCTTTGAGAGTGATAATGCGGCAAGTCATTGTTTTTAAACCTAAACGACTTTCATCCTCACACCAATACCTTACTGGCTGCCCTGTCCCCAAATGACGAAGTAATATTTCAATTATCTGTGGCAAGTTTTTTTAAAAGCTTCTTGAGCTTCAGGTTTAGCTTTTATGCTGCTAGGACGAGGGACTTTTAATTTGGCATTAAGCTTGTAGCGCACGATTTTATGTACAGTTTTATACGCAACTACAATTCTAAACTCTTGATTAAGCCATTGTTGAATTTGGCTATAACTTTTAAATCCTTGAGGTTCTCTAAGACGTTCTTCGAGTCGATTCATCACTTGGGGGGAAATTAAACTTAACTTCCCTGGGGGTGTTTGAACTTCGAGCAATGCTTCAATACCTCCTTTTTGATAGCGCTTGAGCCAACGGTAAACTGTTGATTGATCTCGACCTAATCTTTGTGCTAACTCGTTCCTTGTGGCGCACCGCTACGCGGATCTGCGGAGCAGATCGCTTCCTTCTTGAGCCAGTAAAGCATTTGTAGTCTTTCTTTACTAGAACCGGTCGCCGCATGGCGTAACCGATGCTGCAATTCTTCGCAACTTTCATGAACTTGGACTCGAAAACTGTTGCCCATACTTTTCACCAAACTTGATCGCTTCTTTTAGTTTAGTGCATCTTCATGGAGAATTGGTATCAAGTAAGAATGCCAAACTTTACCTGACTTTACTTCAACCAAACGTAGAGTTATATAAGGAGTTGTTTTAGTCCCAGACCCCAGACTTATCTTACGGTCACGCAGAGAATAGCCCTCTGTAAAAACTTCTAATACTTTAATGGCTGCACCTTTTTTTATCCGACTTATAAAATGAATGTTTTGGGCTATTAATTGGAGCCAAAAAGAGAAATGATAAAAACCTCTATCTAACAATAATAAAGTTGAAGGTGTTACTAACCCTAATAAATCTTCTTCAAATTTCGTATCATTAGTTTTCGGGTTCTCTTTAAACCAAATTTCTACGGGTAGTCTAGTCACTAAGTCAATAACTACTCCAATTTTTCCAGCTAATTTACCTTGGGGAACATCCGAATATACTTTTTAATTTTTTGAATAAAGCTTCTAGAGTTGAACCATCTGCTATCCAAATTTTTTCAAATTTAGTTAAAGTGAATTGAACACTTTCTGGGAGTGGCCGCCTATTTCTACTGTGCCATTTTTCCTTTAATAATGGTAGTATTTCTTTAAAAACTTTTTCAAACAATTCAGCCGGAAAAGTTAAAAATCTTTTTGATAAAGCCTGTTGACTAACTTTTTGGGAGTCACACCACAAAAAACCTTCTCTGGCTAATATTCTTGTTAATTCCCTAACCCCTGCTACGTCTCTCCACAACATCGTTAATATAGCCGCCACCATTAGGGGAAGGGTCAATATTCTGTCTCGCAGACCTAACTGGCGGCAATATTTTTTCTGTTTTTCCAGTGCTGGAGTTAATAAAGCCGCTATTTGGGACGAAATTACTTCATCTTCCATTATAGGGCGTTGTTGCCTTTTGGCGTGGTCGCGGTTGGCTTTTCGACTCATTGGAAGTTAATCATAGTTTCTCTCTTCTTATTTTAGGATAAAGTTAGTCTTTCCTTTCCCTTCCGCCCCTAATCATCTGAAAACTTTCCTTGACATCTGTTTTATTCTCTTAAGTTGTCACAAATGGGGAACGGCCAACATTTTGCGATAGCTTTCTTTACTAATACCGGTCGTATCTCGGTAACGTACTACTTTATCCCCCGTCACCTGGGCTAAGGTATAACCACACTGCCCCAACTGATTGCCCAGGCGTACCAAAGATTTAATGGCCGCTAACCGACGATTAACCGTTGCTTCCTTCAATCCTCGTTCGTTCCTCAAGTGTGCTTTATAATTTAACACTAACGATAGGGCGGCGAATTGATCCAACCCCAAAAATTCCTTAACTAACGCCGGTGTCGGTTCATCCACTCCCGCCACATACCTAAAAAAATCTCGCAAATCCTTGGCATAAGCCTTTTGAGTATTGAGCGATCGCTTGTCGGCTAACAGTTGTGCCAATATATCCGGTTCAGTGAGAATGAGAGCGGATTCGCTCCTGTGTACGAGGGCAGAGGAAGTCATAGAGTTAGGTTAAGATAATGGAACTTTCCGTAACCATTATCTCTATTTCCTTGAGTTAGGGTTAAGGCTAGTTTACATTTCTTAACTGACTCAAAAAATATCCAATATGGCGCAACTGTTGTTCTGGTTCAATTATTTGAGCCGTTGTTTGAGGGGTACTGTTCCGGAGCGATCGCTCCGCGCACCGACGAGGGTGCTTTCTCAAAAATCCTGAAAACCAAATTTCATAAGAGGTTTGGGAATCATTAAGTTAATTTAATTATAGGCTAGGCTTTAATTTGATCAAGTCGACAATAGGTTTAATTGTAGCCAATCAAAATCTAGATACGATGCGATCACATCTTACCTAGATGAAAAAACTGCTAAAATAGATGAACTGATAACCCCAAAAAAACAACTCCTTGAATTACTAGCCAAAAAACGCCAAGCTTTAATAACTCATGCGGTTACTCGTGGCTTAAATTATAATGTTTCTATGCGTGATTCTGGGATTGAATGGTTAGGAAATATTCTAAAAAAAGGCAAATTATAAAGTTAAAATTACAGAATAGCGTTAGCTAACTCATTATACATTTTTTGACCAATTCGTCCATTATTTAACAATTCTCCTAACTTTTTTTTAGCCTCTTCAGAAGTAATTAAATTTTCCCGATTAGCCTTAAGAATTTGTCCAGCAATTCCCGAAAATTTAAGCCCTAATTGTTGAGCTATTTTGCGTCCTTTTTCCTCTTCAATTAACAAAGGTAGCTGTAATTGATAAGCGAGTTGAATAGCTTGTTTTTCTCCATTATCTAAAATTTCTAAAATCGGCAACGTTTCTAATTCTTCTTCAACAATTTTGAGGCAATCTCCAACAGAATAAAAATATTTATAGTCATCCCAATTAGCAAATTGTCCTCGATAAAGCTCCTCAATCACAATTTTGGGGACAAAAATTTGATTATAAAGTTGATTGATAAATTGATAACCATTTTTTATTTTTTCCAGACTAATCAAAGGGCCTGTATCACAGACAATAGAAGATTGATAATTCATGCACTCAGTTCTATATTGATATTATCGACACTATCAACTAAAATAGAAAACCCATAGTTGGGTAACATTTCCTCAAAAGCACGACGATTAAGATTTAATATTTGACAAGCTTGAGACTGAGATAATTTCCCCTGAACATAAAGAACAGCAACCAGTGCTTCATTGATATACTGTTGATCCACATCAGGAATATCAGGTAAATCTAAAGTAATTTTCATAGATTTAAAATAAAAAAGAAGATAGAATTAGGTTAGTATTACTATTTTAACTGAAATTTTTCCTGATTTCAGAAACAGTTTCATATAGTAAAATGACCATTTGGGAACAGACTTTAATCAAGTTTATCAACTGTTACTAATTGATGACCATTACTGTTAACAGCGTTAGCCGTCTGCGCTATAAACTGATTGAACATATCCTGAATTTTTTGTTCAAATTCTTGCTGCATTGTGTTGATTTTGCTTTCCAAAGAATTAACTTTACTTTGCAACTGCTCTCGGTATTTTTGCTCCTCACTTAAGCGTTGTTCAGTCACCTCAAGTTGTTCTTTAATCTCGAAGGTTCTTTCTTGAACTAATGCTTCAACCTCTTCAACTGAATACTTCATAACTTCTTTTTTGAGTAACTTAGTTGCATCTCGTCCGCTTTTTTGAATCACTTGATAAAGATCATCTTTCCAAGGCCGACATAGACCTGTAATTGGATCGAGGGGACGATTATTCTCTAGTGCTATCTCATCAACAGTGCGCTTGAGAGATGTTACCGCATCTTCATCTAACTTATATTTATAGACGACTATTTGCCAATCGTACTCTTCTACAAAAACCCCTAAATCATAACGGATTAAAGCTAAAATATCCGTTTCTAAACCTAACCCTTCTAACACTTCTAATACATCTGAAGTCCAGGGAACAGGACAATAATTTTTCCCGACCTTTCCAGCAGGCCGGCCTAATCCTTCTTGTAAGTGTTTCAACTTTTCCTGTTTTTCCTGGGCTAATTCCCAAACTCGATTTTGGACTTGGCTCAATTGTGTGTTACTGTCGCTTAAACGGTTAGAAATTTTGACCCAATGGTTCGGTTCCTCTAACCGAATCGACAAATATTCCCCTTTCAACTTCTGCCCTTCAACCCGTTTCATTTTTGGCCCAATCACGTTCCACGTATCTAAGCTCAAAGCTTCTAGTTTGTTAACAACTGGACGCTTTCGTGTCACCTCATCAATAAATTTTTTGACTGAAGTCATCAGGGATAAAGGCCAACGCAGAGGCGAGCGCAACTTATCTTCTAACGTTTCTACTTCAGTGGTTATAGATGGGAGTTGTTCAGAGGGAGCGACACGGGTTATCGTTTCATCAATTCGTTTTTCTATTTGTAGCAAATCTTTAACTTTTAAGCTATGGAGTTCTGTATCCCCCAATACCTTGATATAAATGGGATGCTTTTTGTCTCCACTGATGAGCCGTTGCCCAACCTGCTCCCCTCCGACTTGCTGCCCTAACTCTAATAAATCCAGTTTTTTTTGCACTGTAGAAGCGGCTGTATGACTGCGGGATGCTTCTGACCAGGTGAACAGATTAAAGCAGTATTTTAACAACGTTCCGATGTTCGAGCCGGGAAAAAGGGTCTGTAGTAGGGACTTATAAAGATTCTCTTCGTACTCTTCCTGTTCCTCCCAAACGCGATTTTTATACTCTATCTTGGTGATCGAGTGGCATTTAGCCCTTATGCGTTCTTCAATTTCGCCAATTTTGGAGAAAATACTGAATAATTTGCCTAATTCTTGATTAGCTTCGGTCAATTCTGCTACTATTTCTTGAATATCTATATCTAGTGTCAGTTTTTGGCATTGTTCTGTAATAGCTTCCGTAAGGGACAAGCAATCATCGCTGTCTTGAAAAAGAGTAGAATTGGGTTGAACAAAAGTTGTTTGTGTTATCATAGTCATTATGTTTTATGTGTTATTTATTTTGAGTTGACTCCTCCTATCTAATTATATAGAGAGTTTGTCTTCTCAAATTCGGTATTGTTGCTACAACGGGAAAATAGGAGACTTGTATAGTAGTAAGTCTACACCAATCCTTTGCTATAGTCCTATAGTCTAAGCAACTTATTTAGAGTATACGGATACTAGCATAGATCGTTTTGGAATTCAATATATATTTTTCTGGTATTTAAATTTTATATGAAAATAAAAAAAACTTAAAATTAGGCTAAAAATATCTTATATTGAATTTTTTAAGCAAATAATTAGACAAATGCCCCTTTATTTTGTTTTTTGCTAATTATGCTATGCAAGAGGAGGAAATATTTAAATTACCGCATTTTTAAGCTTGCTCTTTCTGCCAAAAAAAGGCGAGTCAATTCTGGTATTTAAGAATCACTTAAAAGCTCTACCAAAAGGAATAGAATCAAGATTTGAATTAATTCCTCCTTAAGAAAGTTGCATAGTTTTCGTTGACCTGAATCACTCCAGTCGATGCAAGGCTTTCAGCCATTCTCCCCTTCCATTTGAGAATTTTTGAGGTTTGATAATATTTAAACGCCGTGTCTGGTAACGGTTTATTGATGCACCAAAGCCAACCCAGTCCGCACTGGAAAAGCAAAATTTCTAAGTTTCGTTTTGATATAAGATCTTTCCTTGTTTACTGATGATTTTTTTGTATTTTGGTAAAGTTATCCCTGTATTATTGCCATCAGGGCCTTTATAGCGCAAGATTTCAGTAACTTGAATATATCCTTCTTCAGTTTCTAATTCATTAGTTTCGAGAGAAAATCGGCCGCTGCGACCATATATGTCTTTACAAAAGTCAATTAATTTGACTTCAACTTCATCGGGATTTACAGGAGTAGAAATAAGGCATCGAACGCCATAGCGAAGTAATTTAGCAAGAACATAAGGATCATTAATTTCTTGTTCATTAACTAAGGCAATAAATCCATACAATAATCGGCATCTAGCTAACCCCCAACTCGATATTAAAGTGTCTAAAAATTTTTCCCAATCCCACAAATTTTTTTCTTCTTCATTATTAGAAGAAAGTTCAAAGGCTATTCCATGAATTCTATTAGAATATTGTGAATTTAATGATTCTATGACGAATATATTGTTTCTGGCAATAAGACTTAAAGCCTCTTTATAACTAGAGGCGACTTGAATCATAAAAGTAAAATCTCCTCCGTTTTTTTTTAAAATCTGTTGAATTTTTTCTTGGGATATCCCTTGAGGAGGATTAAACAAATTAGCGAGTTGTATTCCAATGGTTGGATCTGAAGGCGTAATAAATAATAGATTAAAAATTGTATCCGAGCTAACATCTTCTCTAATTTGGATAATTTTATCTTCTTTTTTGACTCTACTCACTGATTTTTGAAATTGTTATAATAATATGCCTATGTAAATGGTATCATAAATTTTTATTGATCTTTTTCAAAAATCGGGTAAATTTGTAAAAAAATGTGAGAGAGAGGTGACAAATCTTATAAATAGGTGACAAATGTTAGGGATAGAGGCCAAAGTTAGAGAGAAATGTGGTTTTGTCCTTGACGAGTAACGCTTCACGGCTGTAAAGACCAAATTACTGAATCATTTTGTTGCTTGAGGGTTAGAGCCATTTTATACTTCTCAGCAATATTTTGGACAAATTGATAGTTTTGAGAATCAGGTTGATAAGAAAACTGAATTTTTATGAATAAAGCTTGTGGCTGTTGAGTTGAGTAGATTTTAATCCAACTTTGTTGATTATTTTGGGAATTTAAGCTAGGGTTAGCCACAAAAAAACTGACTGCTTCATCTAAAATTTTCAGAAGTAAACAAGTCATGTCTTCTATCGTAATTATTATTCCTATTTCCTGAGTACATTTGAGCGAAATTATGTCTTTAATATCAATGTGATAAGAATAAAAAAGGATAGGTTTAATTAACCAGATACTCCAGTTAATTATTGAGGGTAAACTTTTATCATCAAATGAATTTTCAGAAAGCTCATAATAAGCATTAATTAAACAACTCGAATTAGGATAATAGCGATTGATTAGGGCGTGTCTGCAAACTGCTATACTAAGTAAAGTTACTTATACCAATTCTCTATGAAGTTGCACTTAATAATGCCGAGGTAATGTAATCCCATCCACAAAGAGATGCGATCGCGTCGGGCGAGATGGACTCAAGAACTTGTTTTAATTTTTGTCTTAATTCATCTAAAGAAGTACATTGTTCCCAAGATAATTGTGCTTTGATATATTCCCATAAACGTTCAATCGGATTAAGCTCAGGACTATGAGGTGGCTGAAAAATTGGGATAATATTATCAGGCCATTTCAATGACAAAGACTTGTGAAAACTACCATTGTCCATTTGAATTAGATTCAACTCGTTGGAATAAGTTGTAGAAAAAACATCTAAAAATTTTTGAAAACATTGAGCATCCAGACGGGAAAATTCCCAATAAAAGCTTTCACCAGTTACTGGTTCAACAAGACCATATAAATAAAAACTTTTTCGCTGCCAGCTAACTTGACCTTGAGGTTTAATACCAATTCTCTATGAAGTTGCACTTAATAATGCCGAGGTAATGTAATCCCATCCACAAAGAGATGCGATCGCGTCGGGCGAGATGGACTCAAGAACTTGTTTTAATTTTTGTCTTAATTCATCTAATACCAATTCTCTATGAAGTTGCACTTAATAATGCCGAGGTAATGTAATCCCATCCACAAAGAGATGCGATCGCGTCGGGCGAGATGGACTCAAGAACTTGTTTTAATTTTTGTCTTAATTCATCTAAAGAAGTACATTGTTCCCAAGATAATTGTGCTTTGATATATTCCCATAAACGTTCAATCGGATTAAGCTCAGGACTATGAGGTGGCTGAAAAATTGGGATAATATTATCAGGCCATTTCAATGACAAAGACTTGTGAAAACTACCATTGTCCATTTGAATTAGATTCAACTCGTTGGAATAAGTTGTAGAAAAAACATCTAAAAATTTTTGAAAACATTGAGCATCCAGACGGGAAAATTCCCAATAAAAGCTTTCACCAGTTACTGGTTCAACAAGACCATATAAATAAAAACTTTTTCGCTGCCAGCTAACTTGACCTTGAGGTTTAACTCCTTTGAGAGTGATAATGCGGCAAGTCATTGTTTTTAAACCTAAACGACTTTCATCCTCACACCAATACCTTACTGGCTGCCCTGTCCCCAAATGACGAAGTAATATTTCAATTATCTGTGGCAAGTTTTTTTAAAAGCTTCTTGAGCTTCAGGTTTAGCTTTTATGCTGCTAGGACGAGGGACTTTTAATTTGGCATTAAGCTTGTAGCGCACGATTTTATGTACAGTTTTATACGCAACTACAATTCTAAACTCTTGATTAAGCCATTGTTGAATTTGGCTATAACTTTTAAATCCTTGAGGTTCTCTAAGACGTTCTTCGAGTCGATTCATCACTTGGGGGGAAATTAAACTTAACTTCCCTGGGGGTGTTTGAACTTCGAGCAATGCTTCAATACCTCCTTTTTGATAGCGCTTGAGCCAACGGTAAACTGTTGATTGATCTCGACCTAATCTTTGTGCTAACTCGTTCCTTGTGGCGCACCGCTACGCGGATCTGCGGAGCAGATCGCTTCCTTCTTGAGCCAGTAAAGCATTTGTAGTCTTTCTTTACTAGAACCGGTCGCCGCATGGCGTAACCGATGCTGCAATTCTTCGCAACTTTCATGAACTTGGACTCGAAAACTGTTGCCCATACTTTTCACCAAACTTGATCGCTTCTTTTAGTTTAGTGCATCTTCATGGAGAATTGGTATTATATTAGATTGTTGATATGACAGCGCACCGCTTCGCGGATCTGCTATCGCAGATCGCTAAACAGATCAACCCGGAAATTGGAAGAGGAGATTTAACTGACGAGCAATGGAAAAAACTCGAACCCTTACTCCCACCTCAAAAACCTAAAACAGGAAGGCCAGGGCATAACCATAGGCAGATTATTAACGGAATACTCTGGATTTTAAGGACTGGTGCGCCCTGGAGGGATTTACCCGACTGTTATGGAGTTCATAGCACTGTATCAAGCCGTTTTTATCGATGGCAAAAAGCGGGAATTTGGGACGAAGTTTGGCAAAAACTTCAAACAATTGCCGACTTTGAAGGAAAAATAGATTGGGAGGTTCACATGGCGGATAGTACAGTAGTTCGGGCGCATCAACACGCAGCCGGAGCAATTCTTGGGGCAGCAAAATCAAGCATTAGGGCGCAGTGTAGGGGGGTTTTCAACTAAAATTCACATGTTTAGCGGAAGGATATGGAAAACCGATGATTTTTGCTTTAACTTCGGGAGAGCGACACCACACTATCGGTTTTGAGAATTTGCTCCGCGGCGGAAAAGTAAAAAAGATTGGGCGAGGACGGCCTCGAAGCCGGTTCCGTTATTTTCTTGGCGATAAAGGCTACAGTAGCCAAGCTATTCGAGAAAAATTGCGTCAAAAAAGAATAACCCCGATTATTCCCCGTAAAAGTAATGAAAAAAGACGTGAACGGTTTAATAAAGGGTTGTACCGTGAACGGAATCGAGTTGAAAGGTTAATTAACCGACTTAAACAGTTTCGTCGCATAGCTACGAGATATGAAAAATATGCACACAACTATTTAGCTATGTTAGCGCACCGCTACGCGGATCCCTGCGGGATCGCCTCTATACTTCTCTGGCTATAAAGTGAGTTTGCAGACACGCCTTAATATTCTGTTGAGTGATGTTATTGCCCCATAGTTCAGCCATTCGCTTTTGAGTTTTACCTTTATTTTCTTTGACAAAACTTTTAAACTTTTCTTCATCTTCAATTTTACTATGTCTTCCCTGTTTATTAGCGATCGCTGCGTATTCTCCTGTTTCTTTTTCTCTTTTTAACCATAAATCTAAAGTATTACGACTAATTTTAAATAAACGGCAGACATTTACTTTTTTATGCCCTCTTTTTACGGCTTTAACTGCTTTTTGCCGTAAATCATAGCTATAAGGTGCTGGCATATCTTGGCGATTGCTCCATAGCTTTTAAACTTCTTTCCTATTATACAAATGTCCTAACCATAATGCGTAGTGCTATAGATTTGGTTAAAACTAAGCTTAAAGAAACATCAGAAACTGCCATTGCTATTACATTTTTAGTAATCAATCTTTCTCAACTGCTTCGGCAGTTATTATTACTTCTTTTGTCATTTTCCTCTAGCAATAAAACATTTGAACTAAATCAGCAGAACGGGATAACAAAAACTTATTTTTTCAATCTTGTTATAGCAGTTAAATTTATTAATTTGGAAGCAAATTACTGGCTTTTGGCCGCATAAATTTTTGAGTGACTTTTTCAGCAAACCCTAAATACTAAAATTAA from Gloeothece citriformis PCC 7424 harbors:
- the cas1 gene encoding CRISPR-associated endonuclease Cas1, encoding MATLYLMEQGTWVQKEQERLIIQVSKTQKMEVLMREVERIMIFGNVQLSTPAINACLKHNILVLFLNQAGQYNGHLWSLGSIHLNNEMVQIKRHQEHEFQVKISKAIVYGKLMNSKRLLMRLNRKRQVPDMDKVIEGINSDILSLESVDNLDQLRGYEGIAAARYFPAFGQLITNAAFSFSLRNRQPPTDPVNSLLSFGYTLLFNNVLSLIISEGLSPYFGNFHYGERDKPYLAFDLMEEFRAIIVDGMVLRVINNGLLTLKDFEPVASNGGVYLTDKGRRIFLKEFESRINKLISHPDIQSPVSYRQTIQLQIRRYKQSLLSDVSYQSFVRDI
- the cas2 gene encoding CRISPR-associated endonuclease Cas2 — protein: MLVLVVYDIPDNKRRTKLSKFLEGYGERVQWSVFECFLSLEEMRVLYQKVKKRVEPLEDNVRFYWISNEAVSRVLTIGGESPSPPPNYYLI
- a CDS encoding IS630 family transposase gives rise to the protein MGIKPQGQVSWQRKSFYLYGLVEPVTGESFYWEFSRLDAQCFQKFLDVFSTTYSNELNLIQMDNGSFHKSLSLKWPDNIIPIFQPPHSPELNPIERLWEYIKAQLSWEQCTSLDELRQKLKQVLESISPDAIASLCGWDYITSALLSATS
- a CDS encoding IS630 family transposase, with protein sequence MPQIIEILLRHLGTGQPVRYWCEDESRLGLKTMTCRIITLKGVKPQGQVSWQRKSFYLYGLVEPVTGESFYWEFSRLDAQCFQKFLDVFSTTYSNELNLIQMDNGSFHKSLSLKWPDNIIPIFQPPHSPELNPIERLWEYIKAQLSWEQCTSLDELRQKLKQVLESISPDAIASLCGWDYITSALLSATS
- a CDS encoding winged helix-turn-helix domain-containing protein codes for the protein MLEVQTPPGKLSLISPQVMNRLEERLREPQGFKSYSQIQQWLNQEFRIVVAYKTVHKIVRYKLNAKLKVPRPSSIKAKPEAQEAFKKTCHR
- a CDS encoding site-specific integrase; protein product: MTSSALVHRSESALILTEPDILAQLLADKRSLNTQKAYAKDLRDFFRYVAGVDEPTPALVKEFLGLDQFAALSLVLNYKAHLRNERGLKEATVNRRLAAIKSLVRLGNQLGQCGYTLAQVTGDKVVRYRDTTGISKESYRKMLAVPHL
- a CDS encoding UPF0175 family protein; the encoded protein is MKITLDLPDIPDVDQQYINEALVAVLYVQGKLSQSQACQILNLNRRAFEEMLPNYGFSILVDSVDNINIELSA
- a CDS encoding IS630 transposase-related protein, with protein sequence MPAPYSYDLRQKAVKAVKRGHKKVNVCRLFKISRNTLDLWLKREKETGEYAAIANKQGRHSKIEDEEKFKSFVKENKGKTQKRMAELWGNNITQQNIKACLQTHFIAREV